A single Methanolobus sp. ZRKC5 DNA region contains:
- a CDS encoding L-threonylcarbamoyladenylate synthase, giving the protein MKKNTRVFHISDKTYEDQVREAASILRAGGTVAFPTETVYGLGADALNEQAVMQIFEAKGRPADNPLIVHVDSKESCLKLVRAIPDKASILMEIFWPGPLTLIMERKEIVPDVTTGGLETVAVRIPENKIALELIKYAGIPIAAPSANLSGRPSPTTAEHVLSDLSGRIDALIDGGGVSIGVESTVIDMTSEIPAILRPGKISKEELETYIGEVQVAYDDKVHPESETVRSPGMKYTHYSPKSGVILVEGEHDNVVSRIKELIDDFSLRNAKTGLLLTEESKSEFPVHLSYSIGEKDKPEQAAKHLFFGFRYLDERNIDVIIVDGSFKPDGIGMAVFNRVRKAADMIIKV; this is encoded by the coding sequence ATGAAAAAGAACACAAGAGTATTCCATATAAGTGATAAAACTTACGAGGACCAGGTGCGTGAGGCAGCCAGTATATTAAGGGCAGGTGGAACTGTTGCTTTTCCTACTGAAACAGTCTACGGGCTTGGAGCGGATGCGCTTAACGAACAAGCTGTGATGCAAATATTTGAAGCAAAAGGCAGACCTGCCGACAACCCTCTCATAGTTCATGTGGATTCAAAGGAAAGTTGTTTGAAACTTGTCAGAGCTATCCCTGATAAGGCATCGATTCTTATGGAGATATTCTGGCCAGGTCCCTTGACTCTTATAATGGAAAGAAAGGAAATAGTTCCTGATGTAACAACAGGAGGTTTAGAAACTGTTGCTGTCAGGATTCCTGAAAATAAGATTGCTCTTGAACTAATTAAATATGCAGGAATACCCATAGCTGCACCAAGTGCAAACCTTTCGGGAAGGCCAAGTCCCACAACAGCAGAACATGTTTTGTCTGATCTGTCTGGAAGGATAGATGCACTTATAGATGGGGGAGGAGTTTCCATTGGAGTTGAATCAACAGTCATTGATATGACCTCCGAGATCCCTGCGATACTAAGACCTGGAAAAATAAGCAAGGAAGAGCTTGAAACATATATTGGGGAGGTGCAGGTTGCTTATGATGATAAAGTGCATCCGGAAAGTGAGACTGTTCGCTCTCCTGGGATGAAATATACACATTATTCTCCGAAGTCAGGTGTTATCCTGGTTGAAGGGGAACATGATAACGTAGTTTCTCGAATAAAAGAGCTCATTGATGATTTTAGTCTGAGGAATGCAAAAACAGGCTTGCTTCTTACAGAAGAGTCCAAAAGTGAGTTTCCTGTGCATCTGTCATATTCCATTGGTGAGAAAGACAAGCCGGAACAGGCTGCAAAGCATCTGTTTTTTGGATTCAGGTATCTCGATGAAAGAAACATAGATGTAATAATAGTTGATGGTTCTTTTAAGCCAGATGGAATCGGAATGGCTGTTTTTAACAGAGTTCGCAAGGCTGCGGATATGATAATTAAAGTGTAG
- the mnhG gene encoding monovalent cation/H(+) antiporter subunit G, protein MSTISMILEVLSNVVLIIGLFFVFLAMLGLARLPDVYNRLHATTKIGTLGAFGVMLSILLKVGFSPIGVKAITVALFILVTSPISAHMISRAAHRHGVGLCKESVIDEYGKACSSACSIDENE, encoded by the coding sequence TTGAGCACAATTTCAATGATTCTGGAAGTGCTAAGCAATGTTGTTCTTATAATAGGACTTTTCTTTGTATTTCTGGCAATGCTTGGACTTGCCAGGCTTCCTGATGTGTATAACAGGTTGCATGCAACTACGAAGATAGGAACACTCGGTGCTTTTGGAGTCATGCTTAGCATACTGCTGAAGGTAGGTTTTTCTCCAATAGGTGTAAAGGCAATTACAGTAGCTCTTTTCATCCTTGTAACCTCACCCATATCTGCTCATATGATAAGTCGTGCAGCGCATCGTCATGGAGTGGGTCTCTGTAAAGAGTCTGTAATTGATGAATATGGAAAAGCATGTTCATCTGCATGCTCAATAGATGAGAATGAGTGA
- a CDS encoding cation:proton antiporter, whose translation MNSMLLEYSLIFMVITIIPCIYRVIKGPTIPDRVVALDAMTTVIVVMLGIYSFVKGSAFFMDVALVLAIISFVGTVTVAKYLDEGVVF comes from the coding sequence ATGAATTCAATGTTACTTGAATATTCACTGATTTTTATGGTAATTACCATAATACCCTGCATATACAGGGTTATCAAAGGACCGACTATTCCTGACAGGGTAGTGGCTCTTGACGCAATGACAACAGTAATTGTGGTGATGCTTGGTATCTACTCATTTGTAAAAGGGTCCGCTTTCTTTATGGATGTGGCACTTGTGCTTGCCATCATATCTTTTGTGGGCACAGTCACAGTTGCAAAGTACCTTGATGAAGGGGTGGTATTTTGA
- a CDS encoding Na+/H+ antiporter subunit E encodes MKRYIAYSVILGLVWCFVHGTIDVNNFVLGVIIAPFIIRPFKPLFNFGTNFSFGKAIRKIPAQATYMYVLIKEILKANIMVAKIVLQPKINIKPGIIAVPIDAKTDVGITAIANTITLTPGTLTIDVSDDRSILYVHAIDATDPEGVAQSIRDDLEKYVLEAFE; translated from the coding sequence ATGAAAAGATACATCGCTTATTCAGTCATACTTGGTCTTGTATGGTGTTTTGTCCATGGTACTATTGATGTGAATAACTTCGTACTGGGAGTGATTATCGCACCATTCATAATTAGGCCATTCAAACCCCTGTTCAATTTTGGTACGAATTTTTCCTTTGGTAAGGCCATCAGGAAGATTCCTGCACAGGCTACCTATATGTATGTGCTTATTAAGGAGATACTAAAGGCAAATATTATGGTTGCAAAAATAGTTCTTCAGCCAAAGATAAATATAAAACCGGGAATTATTGCGGTGCCAATTGATGCTAAGACAGATGTCGGGATAACTGCTATTGCGAATACCATTACTCTTACGCCAGGGACACTGACAATTGATGTGTCTGATGACAGATCCATTCTGTATGTTCATGCAATAGATGCAACTGATCCTGAAGGTGTGGCACAGTCCATACGGGATGACCTGGAAAAATACGTATTGGAGGCATTCGAATGA
- a CDS encoding NADH-quinone oxidoreductase subunit M, which translates to MISLDTHLPIILIATPILMASLMVLLRKQPGIQKVLSVSVSFVMFIVSILLLLQVWSGGIQAYEVGEWGKYGIILVADLLSSGMVVLTSFISFLALIYSLDYIEEKSLSESYYPLFSLLVAGLNGSFLTGDIFNLFVFFEVLLLSSCGLVIANEKGGVTKSSDKMEATFKYLVLNMLSSIVMLIAVASLYATTGTLNMADISVKLSAMSAAGTLPWHVFAIALMFVVVFGNKAAIFPLHYWLPDVHPTAPSPISAMLSGVLIKVGAYGMLRVFFLIFIDTLYIFKPVIIYLALATIVVGAISAVAQTDVKRLLAYSSVSQIGYVFLGIGFGSVYGITAALVYLVNHAIAKSMLFLTSGGIIHHAGTRDMRKMGGMVDSAPLMSMMFLIGAMSIAGLPPMGGFIAKFQLFDAGISEKYYFEIAIALIFAVFTLFYMFRAMLLMFWGEKRDVNEHGEYSTHGTSPLIALPIIVLALGVVVFGLYAEPLIAFASATANQILDPQLYIDAVMTRVVR; encoded by the coding sequence ATGATATCACTGGATACTCACTTACCTATAATACTGATAGCCACGCCAATATTGATGGCGTCTCTCATGGTCCTTTTGAGAAAACAACCAGGGATCCAGAAGGTACTGAGTGTTTCCGTTTCATTTGTAATGTTCATAGTGAGCATACTCCTGCTCCTGCAGGTCTGGTCCGGTGGGATACAGGCATATGAAGTAGGAGAATGGGGGAAATACGGCATCATACTGGTAGCCGACCTGCTCAGTTCCGGTATGGTTGTGCTGACATCTTTCATATCATTCTTGGCATTGATATACTCACTTGACTATATCGAGGAAAAGTCACTAAGCGAATCATATTATCCTCTTTTCAGTCTACTGGTGGCAGGACTAAATGGCTCTTTCCTTACAGGGGACATATTCAATCTCTTCGTATTCTTTGAAGTGCTCCTGCTTTCTTCATGCGGACTTGTGATAGCAAATGAGAAGGGTGGAGTTACAAAAAGCTCAGACAAAATGGAAGCAACCTTCAAGTATCTTGTACTTAACATGCTCAGTTCTATTGTAATGCTCATAGCAGTAGCTTCCCTTTACGCAACAACAGGTACATTGAACATGGCGGATATCTCTGTGAAGCTCAGTGCAATGAGCGCGGCCGGAACACTTCCTTGGCATGTTTTTGCCATAGCATTGATGTTTGTGGTGGTATTCGGTAACAAAGCTGCAATATTTCCACTTCACTACTGGCTTCCTGACGTTCACCCCACAGCACCATCACCCATAAGCGCAATGCTTAGTGGTGTGTTGATAAAGGTCGGAGCCTACGGAATGCTCAGAGTCTTCTTCCTTATATTCATCGATACTCTCTACATTTTCAAACCTGTGATAATCTATCTTGCACTTGCTACCATTGTGGTCGGTGCCATATCAGCTGTTGCACAGACAGACGTTAAGCGTCTGCTTGCATATTCCAGTGTCAGCCAGATTGGCTATGTATTCCTTGGAATTGGCTTTGGTAGTGTCTATGGAATCACAGCAGCTCTTGTGTATCTCGTGAACCATGCAATTGCAAAGTCAATGCTTTTCCTTACTTCCGGAGGCATAATTCATCACGCAGGTACAAGGGATATGAGAAAAATGGGAGGCATGGTCGATAGTGCTCCACTTATGTCAATGATGTTCCTCATAGGTGCAATGTCCATTGCAGGATTGCCGCCAATGGGTGGATTCATAGCCAAGTTCCAATTATTCGATGCGGGAATCAGTGAGAAATATTACTTTGAGATTGCAATAGCACTTATATTTGCAGTATTCACTCTTTTCTACATGTTCAGGGCAATGCTGCTTATGTTCTGGGGTGAAAAAAGGGATGTTAATGAACATGGGGAATACTCCACACATGGTACATCCCCATTGATAGCTCTGCCGATAATCGTTCTTGCACTTGGAGTTGTTGTTTTCGGACTGTACGCAGAACCGCTGATAGCCTTTGCAAGCGCAACAGCAAATCAGATACTTGACCCGCAGCTCTACATTGATGCTGTAATGACGAGGGTGGTAAGATGA
- a CDS encoding NADH-quinone oxidoreductase subunit K, protein MNNTLLSLTIAILFGIGTFLILRRDIVRVIIGLGVLSHAVNLLIVSTGVFAGTKVPIITDDGGHGAAEATGTIFTDSLSQNVLAPVLAAGNHVDFVDPLVQALVLTAIVISLATTAFILILAYRIYEEYGTTDIKELRRLWG, encoded by the coding sequence ATGAACAATACACTGCTTTCTCTTACGATAGCTATACTGTTCGGCATCGGTACATTCCTTATCCTGCGCCGTGACATAGTCAGGGTGATTATCGGACTTGGTGTACTTTCACATGCCGTCAACCTCCTTATCGTTTCAACTGGAGTGTTCGCAGGAACAAAGGTTCCTATCATCACAGATGATGGTGGACACGGAGCTGCCGAGGCCACAGGGACTATATTCACAGATTCATTGTCCCAGAATGTTCTTGCACCTGTGCTTGCCGCAGGAAATCATGTGGACTTCGTAGACCCTCTGGTACAGGCACTGGTACTTACGGCAATTGTAATAAGTCTGGCAACGACCGCATTCATATTGATACTTGCATATCGTATCTACGAAGAATATGGGACAACTGATATCAAAGAACTCAGGAGGCTCTGGGGATGA
- a CDS encoding monovalent cation/H+ antiporter subunit B produces MTTLITKTVTKICLPLVILFSISLLLAGHNNPGGGFIGGVMFASVIALTYVAYGLDYIKSFFDPDWGNWFGFGLLLASVTAFAAIAFSHNFFRSAVEFIHLPFFGEVELVSAGLFDIGVYFVVIGGLLSIFKNVGDDK; encoded by the coding sequence GTGACAACCTTAATAACAAAAACAGTAACAAAGATATGTTTACCTTTGGTCATACTCTTTTCAATATCTCTCTTACTTGCGGGACACAATAATCCCGGAGGAGGATTTATAGGCGGTGTTATGTTTGCGTCAGTGATTGCACTGACGTACGTGGCATACGGTCTGGATTACATCAAATCATTCTTCGATCCCGATTGGGGCAATTGGTTTGGATTCGGCTTGCTGCTGGCTTCAGTCACAGCATTTGCGGCAATTGCATTCTCACATAACTTCTTCAGAAGTGCTGTGGAATTTATCCACCTGCCATTTTTTGGTGAGGTGGAACTGGTATCTGCCGGATTGTTCGATATCGGAGTATATTTTGTGGTAATTGGCGGACTGCTTTCCATTTTCAAAAACGTAGGTGATGATAAATGA
- the mbhE gene encoding hydrogen gas-evolving membrane-bound hydrogenase subunit E produces the protein MDSFTAITLAVFLPFILAGILPAIEKLLKDKIGWYASVVAFLSLLLIAQAAPEIIHGETIQSSIEWLPSMGINLSFYADGLSVMFGFIVSGIGVIIMSYSNGYMSKKEDLPRYYQQLLFFMGSMLGMVFSANTIQLFIFWELTSITSFMLIGYWRNRPMSVYGATKSLLITAAGGLFMLAGFLVLHAITGTYDIPTILHSESMREMIYGHELFIVALILILIGAASKSAQGPFYIWLPNAMEAPTPVSAFLHSATMVKAGIYLVARIHPIFSGTEAWFILVSGVGIFTMLLAGFLAFRQTDIKGILAYSTISQLAYLMTMYGYTTHHEPGIGVAAATFHLLNHATFKACLFLVAGIVAHEAATRDITKMGGLRKEMPITFIVATIGALSMAGIPPLNGFLSKEMFYESSVEMGALLGSPYNILIPALAVLGGVFTFAYSIKLIDGIFLGKRPSKGLPEHIHDPSMIMLAPAMFLAGLIILFGLVPSIPVHNFIDPTVSGILLEETHLHVKLWHGFTTSLMMTIVTFALGILTYTQYGKIAEWQNRFNARYPWISVNYYYDAAVDNAKNVTSKFSNRMQPGPIKTYVLALLLLTIAMFAIPAILLASSLIPGNLNFDIPLYESIIFLFMIIVALGAALLPRYLPAIISLSGLGYLVALLFIYLQAPDLALTQVLVETLSTIIFLLAIAKIPQKFKEHIPRKMLVRDLLISVTVASMIFIMLINATQGIIPPFESLSHYFIEKSLPLAGGHNIVNVIIVDFRGYDTLGEISVLCLAAFGVYNLIHSRGDDQ, from the coding sequence ATGGATTCGTTTACAGCAATTACTCTGGCGGTTTTTTTGCCATTTATTTTGGCCGGTATATTGCCTGCCATTGAAAAACTTCTAAAGGATAAAATCGGGTGGTACGCTTCCGTTGTTGCATTCCTGAGTTTATTATTGATCGCTCAGGCTGCACCGGAAATAATTCATGGGGAGACTATTCAGAGCTCTATAGAATGGCTCCCTTCAATGGGTATAAATCTCTCTTTCTATGCCGATGGCTTGAGTGTCATGTTCGGTTTCATTGTATCCGGAATTGGTGTGATAATCATGTCATACTCCAATGGATACATGTCAAAGAAAGAGGATCTTCCAAGATATTACCAGCAACTCCTCTTCTTTATGGGTTCAATGCTCGGTATGGTCTTTTCTGCTAACACGATCCAATTGTTCATTTTCTGGGAACTCACAAGTATCACATCTTTCATGCTTATCGGATACTGGCGAAACAGGCCCATGTCAGTATACGGAGCCACAAAATCATTACTCATTACCGCAGCTGGCGGTTTGTTCATGCTTGCCGGATTTTTGGTATTACATGCTATTACCGGTACATACGACATTCCCACAATATTGCATAGCGAATCCATGAGGGAAATGATATACGGCCATGAACTTTTCATTGTTGCACTTATTCTCATATTGATTGGTGCTGCTTCTAAATCAGCACAAGGTCCTTTTTACATATGGCTCCCCAACGCAATGGAAGCACCAACACCGGTCAGTGCATTTCTGCACTCGGCAACAATGGTGAAAGCTGGTATTTATCTTGTAGCAAGGATACATCCAATATTTTCAGGAACAGAAGCCTGGTTCATTCTTGTAAGCGGTGTTGGGATATTTACAATGCTTCTGGCAGGTTTCCTTGCTTTCAGGCAGACAGACATCAAGGGAATACTTGCATATTCTACAATAAGTCAGCTTGCCTATCTCATGACAATGTACGGTTACACTACACACCACGAACCTGGAATTGGTGTTGCTGCTGCAACTTTCCATCTTCTCAACCACGCAACTTTCAAGGCATGTCTTTTCCTTGTAGCGGGCATAGTGGCTCACGAAGCTGCCACAAGGGACATTACGAAGATGGGGGGGTTGCGCAAGGAAATGCCCATCACTTTCATTGTCGCTACCATCGGGGCGTTATCCATGGCAGGAATACCGCCTTTGAATGGTTTCCTCAGCAAGGAGATGTTCTATGAATCATCTGTTGAGATGGGGGCACTTCTCGGTTCACCGTATAACATACTCATTCCTGCACTTGCAGTGCTTGGTGGTGTGTTCACATTTGCATATTCCATCAAACTCATAGACGGCATATTCCTTGGAAAAAGACCTTCAAAAGGCTTGCCAGAGCACATACACGATCCATCCATGATAATGCTTGCACCTGCGATGTTCCTTGCAGGGCTTATAATACTATTTGGACTTGTACCTTCAATACCAGTCCATAATTTCATAGATCCAACAGTTTCAGGAATACTGCTTGAGGAAACACATTTGCATGTAAAACTGTGGCACGGATTCACCACATCCCTTATGATGACGATCGTCACCTTCGCACTTGGAATATTGACCTACACGCAATACGGAAAGATTGCAGAATGGCAGAACAGGTTCAATGCAAGGTATCCCTGGATAAGTGTCAATTACTATTATGATGCAGCTGTGGATAATGCAAAGAACGTAACTTCAAAGTTCTCTAACAGGATGCAGCCCGGTCCTATTAAGACATATGTGCTTGCTCTGTTGTTATTGACCATTGCAATGTTTGCAATACCTGCAATATTGCTGGCATCAAGCCTGATACCAGGAAATCTCAATTTTGATATTCCTCTATATGAAAGTATAATTTTCCTGTTCATGATAATAGTAGCACTTGGAGCTGCATTACTACCAAGATATCTACCTGCGATAATATCCCTTTCAGGATTAGGTTATCTGGTAGCTCTTCTATTTATATACCTGCAGGCTCCGGACCTTGCACTGACACAGGTATTGGTTGAAACACTTTCAACTATAATCTTCCTGTTGGCAATCGCGAAGATCCCACAAAAGTTCAAGGAGCATATCCCCAGGAAGATGCTTGTTCGGGATCTGCTCATATCCGTGACAGTGGCATCAATGATATTCATTATGTTGATAAATGCAACTCAGGGAATAATTCCACCATTTGAGTCACTTTCACACTATTTCATTGAGAAGAGTCTTCCGCTTGCAGGCGGACACAATATAGTTAATGTGATTATAGTAGATTTCAGAGGATATGATACTCTTGGAGAAATATCCGTTCTCTGTCTTGCAGCATTTGGTGTCTATAACCTGATACACAGCAGGGGTGATGATCAGTGA
- the ltrA gene encoding group II intron reverse transcriptase/maturase: protein MRNNNGTGDIGSGKKRMTSCNWMYRGSKFALVRKDADLSQVFYCMNGGKLMNVRYSTTLSGEKLTDIRHSLQWDFIDWKKVEWNVNKLQTRIAKAVRQRKWHLIKRLQYLLTKSFHARLLAVKKVTQNRGKKTAGIDGEKWTTPLSRTKAALSLSCKNYKAKPMRRIYIEKYGKKEKRPLSIPTMHDRAMQALHALALDPIAETNADRASFGFRQNRSAHDACELLFSCLCRKQSAHWVLEGDIKGCFDNINHDWLLTNIPMDKSILKQFLKAGFIYHRHLNPTKVGTPQGGIISPILANMTLDGIENTIAAKYHTTKTGIVAKSRHNPHKVNFVRYADDFVVTADSEEVAKDIAKLISAFLKKKGLELSTEKTLVSHIDEGFDFLGWNFRKYKEKLIIKPSKKSIEKITTNISDVIKNGKAWSQESLIRKLKPIISGWTGYHQSVVSKDTFSKLDYKLWNMLWSWAKRRHPHKSHRWIANRYWHHVGSRKWVFSVNDYKLRRFSDTKIIRHPCVKLDMNHYLDREYFKWRRSYLKTRKNGNYTNKPNYSGLTGTWKKIVSQMY from the coding sequence GTGAGAAATAACAATGGCACAGGGGATATAGGAAGCGGTAAAAAGCGAATGACATCCTGTAACTGGATGTATAGAGGTTCCAAATTTGCCTTGGTCCGAAAGGACGCAGACTTATCGCAGGTATTCTATTGTATGAACGGAGGCAAACTTATGAATGTAAGATATTCAACGACACTTTCAGGTGAGAAACTTACAGACATCAGACACTCTCTCCAATGGGATTTTATCGATTGGAAAAAAGTGGAGTGGAATGTTAATAAGCTGCAAACCAGAATTGCAAAAGCTGTTAGACAAAGAAAGTGGCACTTAATTAAACGACTACAATATCTTCTGACCAAATCTTTTCATGCCAGGTTACTGGCAGTGAAAAAGGTAACCCAGAATAGAGGTAAAAAGACAGCCGGAATCGACGGAGAAAAGTGGACAACACCTTTATCCAGGACAAAAGCTGCCTTAAGCCTGTCGTGTAAGAACTACAAAGCCAAACCAATGAGAAGAATCTACATCGAAAAGTATGGGAAGAAGGAGAAACGACCATTAAGTATCCCAACAATGCACGATAGAGCAATGCAGGCATTACATGCACTTGCGCTAGATCCGATTGCAGAAACAAATGCTGACAGAGCCTCTTTTGGCTTTCGCCAGAACAGAAGTGCTCATGATGCTTGTGAGCTCTTGTTTAGTTGTCTATGCAGGAAACAATCTGCTCACTGGGTGCTTGAGGGCGATATAAAAGGTTGTTTTGACAACATAAATCACGATTGGTTATTGACCAATATTCCCATGGATAAGTCAATACTCAAGCAATTTCTTAAAGCAGGGTTTATTTATCACCGACATCTGAATCCTACGAAAGTTGGTACTCCGCAAGGAGGCATCATATCTCCTATTTTAGCAAATATGACTCTAGATGGCATTGAAAATACAATAGCTGCTAAGTATCATACAACTAAAACAGGGATAGTCGCTAAAAGTAGACACAATCCCCACAAAGTCAATTTTGTGAGATATGCAGATGACTTTGTTGTCACTGCTGATTCAGAAGAAGTGGCTAAAGACATTGCAAAATTGATATCGGCATTCCTGAAAAAAAAAGGTCTAGAACTATCGACAGAAAAGACTCTTGTATCTCATATAGATGAAGGATTTGACTTTTTGGGTTGGAATTTCCGAAAATATAAAGAAAAACTCATTATTAAACCATCGAAGAAATCCATTGAGAAAATCACTACGAATATAAGTGATGTTATCAAGAATGGTAAGGCTTGGTCTCAGGAATCCCTTATCCGAAAACTCAAACCTATTATTTCCGGATGGACTGGGTATCACCAATCAGTTGTATCCAAAGATACATTCAGTAAACTTGATTACAAGTTATGGAATATGCTTTGGTCATGGGCTAAGAGGCGACATCCTCACAAGTCTCATCGATGGATTGCCAACAGATATTGGCATCATGTTGGTTCTAGGAAGTGGGTATTTTCTGTTAATGACTATAAGCTCAGACGTTTCTCAGACACGAAGATAATCAGACATCCATGTGTAAAACTTGATATGAATCATTATCTCGATAGAGAATACTTCAAATGGCGAAGAAGTTATCTAAAAACTCGGAAGAATGGGAACTACACAAACAAACCTAACTATTCTGGACTAACTGGAACATGGAAGAAAATAGTTAGTCAAATGTATTGA
- a CDS encoding transposase gives MEYHKKKVKSCLIQKGYRMLERYEGKLSRTVLRRGRASNRSFLFDYDAEEIHSIAREQLLSIAMIPLRERERKMIKGKYRRKMEREFDKELYHNRNLVETMFSVLKRKYGEAVRAKKYWNQVKEVKFKILVHNLDRYVKVIFIIQMRISTEPG, from the coding sequence ATTGAGTACCACAAAAAAAAAGTCAAAAGCTGCCTGATACAGAAAGGGTATAGAATGCTTGAGCGGTATGAAGGGAAACTTTCACGTACCGTTCTTAGAAGAGGGAGAGCGAGTAATCGCTCTTTCTTATTCGACTACGATGCAGAAGAAATACATTCCATAGCAAGAGAACAACTTCTATCGATAGCTATGATTCCTTTGCGAGAAAGGGAAAGAAAGATGATCAAAGGAAAGTACCGTAGAAAAATGGAACGAGAATTCGACAAAGAATTGTATCATAACAGAAATTTGGTCGAAACAATGTTCTCTGTTCTGAAAAGAAAATATGGGGAAGCTGTTAGGGCAAAAAAGTATTGGAATCAAGTGAAAGAAGTCAAATTCAAGATATTAGTCCATAACCTTGACAGGTATGTCAAGGTTATTTTTATTATTCAAATGAGGATTTCTACAGAGCCAGGATAA
- a CDS encoding IS66 family transposase, producing the protein MCIDREEILAVYEAGPEAVVELVTRLLGIIEHQSLQIAQLEERVRHLEEMLEKNSRNSSKPPSTDSYARNKPTVKSQRKKTNKHVGGQNGHPGTTLRINDDPDEVIVHPVNQCVNCGRSLASVPSNYERRQVFDIPPITINCIEHRCEIKTCPKCSHVNKALFPDGVTQPTQYGHRVKSFAVYLHTYQLLPYQRVTKLFSDILGCKISPATLVNTERSCFEKLGAFENTVKHLLKESPVINLDETGMRINAVRNWLHVAGTDKLTYYFAHRKRGSEAMDAMGILPGYTGVATHDFWKPYNKYECQHSLCNAHLLRELTGASENSDQQWTKIMSDLLICIKHHVDNDLLDTELIQRFSEDYDHITCLGVNENPPDPESNVRSKKRGRKKQTTVKNLLDRFIGHKEDILRFMYDQNVPFDNNQAERDIRMTKVQQKISGTFRSKQGAKNFCRIRGYVSTVNKNSESVIDAISAIFYGNSFVPKLQN; encoded by the coding sequence ATTTGTATAGACCGCGAAGAAATACTTGCAGTTTATGAAGCTGGTCCAGAAGCAGTAGTAGAACTTGTAACTCGATTACTTGGGATAATTGAACATCAATCTCTCCAAATTGCACAACTTGAAGAGCGTGTCAGGCATTTGGAAGAAATGCTTGAAAAGAATAGTCGCAACAGTAGCAAACCACCTTCTACTGATTCTTATGCACGGAATAAACCAACCGTTAAAAGTCAAAGAAAAAAGACCAATAAGCATGTAGGTGGTCAAAACGGTCATCCTGGTACTACATTAAGAATAAATGATGATCCGGATGAAGTTATTGTTCATCCTGTTAATCAATGCGTCAATTGTGGGAGATCGTTAGCTTCTGTTCCCTCTAACTATGAAAGAAGACAGGTCTTTGACATTCCTCCTATAACTATCAATTGCATTGAACATCGTTGCGAGATTAAAACATGTCCCAAATGTTCTCATGTAAACAAAGCTCTTTTTCCAGATGGTGTAACTCAGCCGACTCAATACGGTCATCGAGTTAAGTCATTTGCAGTTTATTTGCACACTTACCAATTACTTCCTTATCAGCGTGTTACCAAGTTGTTCTCTGATATTTTGGGATGCAAGATAAGTCCTGCTACTTTGGTGAACACGGAACGTAGTTGTTTTGAGAAGCTTGGAGCTTTTGAAAATACAGTGAAACATCTCCTGAAAGAATCTCCTGTCATCAATCTGGATGAAACAGGAATGAGAATAAATGCAGTTCGTAATTGGCTTCATGTGGCAGGTACAGACAAACTGACCTATTATTTTGCACATCGTAAAAGGGGCTCAGAAGCAATGGATGCTATGGGCATATTACCAGGTTACACTGGTGTTGCAACACATGATTTTTGGAAACCGTACAACAAATATGAATGTCAACATTCATTATGTAATGCACATTTATTACGAGAGTTAACTGGAGCTTCCGAAAACAGTGATCAACAGTGGACAAAGATAATGAGTGATCTCTTGATATGCATTAAACATCATGTTGATAATGATCTTTTAGATACTGAGCTAATTCAAAGGTTCAGTGAGGATTATGATCACATAACTTGTTTAGGAGTGAATGAAAATCCTCCTGATCCGGAATCAAATGTGCGGTCTAAAAAACGAGGACGTAAGAAGCAGACCACGGTAAAGAATTTGCTGGATAGGTTTATTGGCCATAAAGAGGATATCTTGCGATTTATGTACGACCAAAACGTTCCGTTTGATAACAATCAGGCTGAAAGAGATATCAGAATGACGAAAGTACAGCAGAAGATATCAGGTACTTTCCGCAGTAAACAGGGTGCAAAAAATTTCTGCCGTATAAGAGGATACGTGTCTACTGTTAATAAGAATTCTGAATCTGTTATCGATGCAATTAGTGCAATATTTTATGGCAATTCATTTGTTCCAAAGTTGCAGAATTGA